Proteins encoded in a region of the Balaenoptera ricei isolate mBalRic1 chromosome 19, mBalRic1.hap2, whole genome shotgun sequence genome:
- the MTSS2 gene encoding protein MTSS 2 isoform X2 gives METAEKECGALGGLFQAIVNDMKSSYPIWEDFNSKATKLHSQLRTTVLAAVAFLDAFQKVADMATNTRGATRDIGSALTRMCMRHRSIETKLRQFTNALLESLINPLQERIEDWKKSANQLDKDHAKEYKRARHEIKKKSSDTLKLQKKARKGKGDLQPQLDSALQDVNDMYLLLEETEKQAVRRALIEERGRFCTFITFLQPVVNGELTMLGEITHLQGIIDDLVVLTAEPHKLPPASEQVIKDLKGSDYSWSYQTPPSSPSSSSSRKSSMCSLAQPATTSARLSSVSSHDSGFISQDATYSKPPSPMPSDITSQKSSSSASSEASETCQSVSECSSPTTDWAKAGPHEQPSGATLQRRKDRVELLRDTEPGPASGGTLGPSGEEAPRPRMSPATIAAKHGEEVSPAASDLAMVLTRGLSLEHQKSSRDSLQYSSGYSTQTTTPSCSEDTIPSQGSDYDCYSVNGDADGEGPPEFDKSSTIPRNSNIAQNYRRLIQTKRPASTAGLPTAGLPTTSGAPPGVATIRRTPSTKPAVRRTLSSAGPIPIRPPIVPVKTPTVPDSPGYVGPTRAGSEECVFYTDEAASPLAPDLARASPKRLSLPNTAWGSPSPEAASYPGPGAGLAAEDDEVQQQQLAANRHSLVEKLGELVAGAHALGEGQFPFPTALSATPVEETPTPPPAATSDPPAEDMLVAIRRGVRLRRTVTNDRSAPRIL, from the exons ATATCGGCTCGGCGCTCACGCGCATGTGCATGCGCCACCGCAGCATCGAGACCAAGCTGCGGCAGTTCACCAA TGCGCTCCTGGAGAGCCTCATCAACCCACTGCAGGAGCGCATCGAGGACTGGAAGAAGTCGGCCAACCAGCTGGACAAGGACCACGCAAaag AGTACAAACGAGCCAGGCATGAGATCAAGAAGAAATCTTCAGACACactgaagctgcagaagaaagcaCGCAAAG GGAAAGGAGACCTGCAGCCCCAGCTGGACAGTGCCCTGCAGGACGTGAACGACATGTACCTGCTGCTGGAGGAGACGGAGAAGCAGGCGGTGCGCCGGGCCCTGATTGAGGAGCGTGGCCGCTTCTGCACCTTCATCACCTTCCTGCAGCCTGTGGTG AACGGCGAGCTGACCATGCTGGGAGAGATCACCCACCTGCAGGGCATCATTGATGACCTGGTGGTGCTGACCGCGGAGCCACACAAGCTGCCCCCCGCCAGCGAGCAG GTGATCAAAGACTTGAAGGGCTCAGACTACAGCTGGTCCTACCAGACCCCACCCTCATCGCCCAGCAGCTCCAGCTCCCGGAAGTCCAGTATGTGCAG CCTGGCACAGCCAGCCACCACCAGCGCCCGCCTCTCCAGCGTCTCCTCCCACGACTCTGGCTTCATCTCCCAGGATGCCACCTACTCCAAGCCCCCCTCGCCCATGCCTTCAGACATCACCAGCCAG AAGTCCTCCAGCTCAGCGTCCTCCGAGGCCTCGGAAACCTGCCAGTCCGTCAGCGAGTGCAGCTCCCCTACCACG GACTGGGCCAAGGCCGGCCCCCACGAGCAGCCCTCAGGCGCCACCCTGCAGCGGAGGAAGGACCGAGTGGAGCTCCTCCGAGACACAGAGCCAGGCCCGGCTAGCGGGGGCACCCTGGGCCCCAGTGGAGAGGAGGCCCCGCGACCCCGCATGTCCCCTGCCACCATCGCAGCCAAG CACGGTGAGGAGGTGTCGCCCGCGGCCAGTGACCTGGCCATGGTGCTGACCCGCGGCCTGAGCCTGGAGCACCAGAAGAGCAGCCGGGACTCCCTGCAGTACTCGAGCGGCTACAGCACGCAGACCACCACGCCCTCCTGCTCCGAGGACACCATCCCCTCCCAAG GCTCCGACTACGACTGCTACTCAGTGAACGGGGACGCAGACGGGGAGGGCCCACCCGAGTTCGACAAGTCGTCCACCATCCCTCGCAACAGCAACATCGCCCAGAACTACCGCCGCCTGATCCAGACCAAGCGCCCGGCCTCCACTGCGGGGCTGCCCACCGCCGGGCTGCCCACCACCTCGGGCGCACCCCCTGGCGTGGCCACCATCCGCCGCACGCCCTCCACCAAGCCCGCCGTGCGCCGCACCCTCTCCAGCGCCGGCCCCATCCCCATCCGGCCGCCCATCGTCCCCGTGAAGACGCCCACGGTGCCCGACTCCCCCGGCTACGTGGGGCCCACGCGGGCAGGCAGCGAGGAGTGCGTCTTCTACACCGACGAGGCCGCCTCGCCCCTGGCCCCGGACCTGGCCAGGGCCTCCCCGAAGAGGCTCAGCCTGCCCAACACAGCCTGGGGCAGCCCGTCCCCCGAGGCCGCCAGCTAcccggggccgggggccgggctGGCGGCCGAGGACGACGaggtgcagcagcagcagctggccgCCAACCGGCACAGCCTGGTGGAGAAGCTCGGGGAGCTGGTGGCCGGCGCCCATGCCCTGGGTGAGGGCCAGttccccttccccactgcccTGTCGGCCACCCCCGTGGAGGAgactcccaccccgccccccgctgCCACCAGCGACCCCCCGGCTGAAGACATGCTGGTGGCCATCCGGCGCGGGGTGCGGCTCCGCAGGACCGTCACCAATGACAGGTCGGCGCCCCGCATCTTGTGA
- the MTSS2 gene encoding protein MTSS 2 isoform X1, which produces METAEKECGALGGLFQAIVNDMKSSYPIWEDFNSKATKLHSQLRTTVLAAVAFLDAFQKVADMATNTRGATRDIGSALTRMCMRHRSIETKLRQFTNALLESLINPLQERIEDWKKSANQLDKDHAKEYKRARHEIKKKSSDTLKLQKKARKGKGDLQPQLDSALQDVNDMYLLLEETEKQAVRRALIEERGRFCTFITFLQPVVNGELTMLGEITHLQGIIDDLVVLTAEPHKLPPASEQVIKDLKGSDYSWSYQTPPSSPSSSSSRKSSMCSAPSSSSSAKGGGAPWPGGAQTYSPGSTCRYRSLAQPATTSARLSSVSSHDSGFISQDATYSKPPSPMPSDITSQKSSSSASSEASETCQSVSECSSPTTDWAKAGPHEQPSGATLQRRKDRVELLRDTEPGPASGGTLGPSGEEAPRPRMSPATIAAKHGEEVSPAASDLAMVLTRGLSLEHQKSSRDSLQYSSGYSTQTTTPSCSEDTIPSQGSDYDCYSVNGDADGEGPPEFDKSSTIPRNSNIAQNYRRLIQTKRPASTAGLPTAGLPTTSGAPPGVATIRRTPSTKPAVRRTLSSAGPIPIRPPIVPVKTPTVPDSPGYVGPTRAGSEECVFYTDEAASPLAPDLARASPKRLSLPNTAWGSPSPEAASYPGPGAGLAAEDDEVQQQQLAANRHSLVEKLGELVAGAHALGEGQFPFPTALSATPVEETPTPPPAATSDPPAEDMLVAIRRGVRLRRTVTNDRSAPRIL; this is translated from the exons ATATCGGCTCGGCGCTCACGCGCATGTGCATGCGCCACCGCAGCATCGAGACCAAGCTGCGGCAGTTCACCAA TGCGCTCCTGGAGAGCCTCATCAACCCACTGCAGGAGCGCATCGAGGACTGGAAGAAGTCGGCCAACCAGCTGGACAAGGACCACGCAAaag AGTACAAACGAGCCAGGCATGAGATCAAGAAGAAATCTTCAGACACactgaagctgcagaagaaagcaCGCAAAG GGAAAGGAGACCTGCAGCCCCAGCTGGACAGTGCCCTGCAGGACGTGAACGACATGTACCTGCTGCTGGAGGAGACGGAGAAGCAGGCGGTGCGCCGGGCCCTGATTGAGGAGCGTGGCCGCTTCTGCACCTTCATCACCTTCCTGCAGCCTGTGGTG AACGGCGAGCTGACCATGCTGGGAGAGATCACCCACCTGCAGGGCATCATTGATGACCTGGTGGTGCTGACCGCGGAGCCACACAAGCTGCCCCCCGCCAGCGAGCAG GTGATCAAAGACTTGAAGGGCTCAGACTACAGCTGGTCCTACCAGACCCCACCCTCATCGCCCAGCAGCTCCAGCTCCCGGAAGTCCAGTATGTGCAG cGCCCCCAGCAGCAGTAGCAGTGCCAAGGGTGGCGGAGCCCCGTGGCCTGGGGGTGCCCAAACATACTCACCCGGTTCCACCTGTCGCTACCGCAGCCTGGCACAGCCAGCCACCACCAGCGCCCGCCTCTCCAGCGTCTCCTCCCACGACTCTGGCTTCATCTCCCAGGATGCCACCTACTCCAAGCCCCCCTCGCCCATGCCTTCAGACATCACCAGCCAG AAGTCCTCCAGCTCAGCGTCCTCCGAGGCCTCGGAAACCTGCCAGTCCGTCAGCGAGTGCAGCTCCCCTACCACG GACTGGGCCAAGGCCGGCCCCCACGAGCAGCCCTCAGGCGCCACCCTGCAGCGGAGGAAGGACCGAGTGGAGCTCCTCCGAGACACAGAGCCAGGCCCGGCTAGCGGGGGCACCCTGGGCCCCAGTGGAGAGGAGGCCCCGCGACCCCGCATGTCCCCTGCCACCATCGCAGCCAAG CACGGTGAGGAGGTGTCGCCCGCGGCCAGTGACCTGGCCATGGTGCTGACCCGCGGCCTGAGCCTGGAGCACCAGAAGAGCAGCCGGGACTCCCTGCAGTACTCGAGCGGCTACAGCACGCAGACCACCACGCCCTCCTGCTCCGAGGACACCATCCCCTCCCAAG GCTCCGACTACGACTGCTACTCAGTGAACGGGGACGCAGACGGGGAGGGCCCACCCGAGTTCGACAAGTCGTCCACCATCCCTCGCAACAGCAACATCGCCCAGAACTACCGCCGCCTGATCCAGACCAAGCGCCCGGCCTCCACTGCGGGGCTGCCCACCGCCGGGCTGCCCACCACCTCGGGCGCACCCCCTGGCGTGGCCACCATCCGCCGCACGCCCTCCACCAAGCCCGCCGTGCGCCGCACCCTCTCCAGCGCCGGCCCCATCCCCATCCGGCCGCCCATCGTCCCCGTGAAGACGCCCACGGTGCCCGACTCCCCCGGCTACGTGGGGCCCACGCGGGCAGGCAGCGAGGAGTGCGTCTTCTACACCGACGAGGCCGCCTCGCCCCTGGCCCCGGACCTGGCCAGGGCCTCCCCGAAGAGGCTCAGCCTGCCCAACACAGCCTGGGGCAGCCCGTCCCCCGAGGCCGCCAGCTAcccggggccgggggccgggctGGCGGCCGAGGACGACGaggtgcagcagcagcagctggccgCCAACCGGCACAGCCTGGTGGAGAAGCTCGGGGAGCTGGTGGCCGGCGCCCATGCCCTGGGTGAGGGCCAGttccccttccccactgcccTGTCGGCCACCCCCGTGGAGGAgactcccaccccgccccccgctgCCACCAGCGACCCCCCGGCTGAAGACATGCTGGTGGCCATCCGGCGCGGGGTGCGGCTCCGCAGGACCGTCACCAATGACAGGTCGGCGCCCCGCATCTTGTGA
- the MTSS2 gene encoding protein MTSS 2 isoform X3: MSPGPLLGKGDLQPQLDSALQDVNDMYLLLEETEKQAVRRALIEERGRFCTFITFLQPVVNGELTMLGEITHLQGIIDDLVVLTAEPHKLPPASEQVIKDLKGSDYSWSYQTPPSSPSSSSSRKSSMCSAPSSSSSAKGGGAPWPGGAQTYSPGSTCRYRSLAQPATTSARLSSVSSHDSGFISQDATYSKPPSPMPSDITSQKSSSSASSEASETCQSVSECSSPTTDWAKAGPHEQPSGATLQRRKDRVELLRDTEPGPASGGTLGPSGEEAPRPRMSPATIAAKHGEEVSPAASDLAMVLTRGLSLEHQKSSRDSLQYSSGYSTQTTTPSCSEDTIPSQGSDYDCYSVNGDADGEGPPEFDKSSTIPRNSNIAQNYRRLIQTKRPASTAGLPTAGLPTTSGAPPGVATIRRTPSTKPAVRRTLSSAGPIPIRPPIVPVKTPTVPDSPGYVGPTRAGSEECVFYTDEAASPLAPDLARASPKRLSLPNTAWGSPSPEAASYPGPGAGLAAEDDEVQQQQLAANRHSLVEKLGELVAGAHALGEGQFPFPTALSATPVEETPTPPPAATSDPPAEDMLVAIRRGVRLRRTVTNDRSAPRIL; the protein is encoded by the exons ATGAGTCCGGGGCCACTGCTGG GGAAAGGAGACCTGCAGCCCCAGCTGGACAGTGCCCTGCAGGACGTGAACGACATGTACCTGCTGCTGGAGGAGACGGAGAAGCAGGCGGTGCGCCGGGCCCTGATTGAGGAGCGTGGCCGCTTCTGCACCTTCATCACCTTCCTGCAGCCTGTGGTG AACGGCGAGCTGACCATGCTGGGAGAGATCACCCACCTGCAGGGCATCATTGATGACCTGGTGGTGCTGACCGCGGAGCCACACAAGCTGCCCCCCGCCAGCGAGCAG GTGATCAAAGACTTGAAGGGCTCAGACTACAGCTGGTCCTACCAGACCCCACCCTCATCGCCCAGCAGCTCCAGCTCCCGGAAGTCCAGTATGTGCAG cGCCCCCAGCAGCAGTAGCAGTGCCAAGGGTGGCGGAGCCCCGTGGCCTGGGGGTGCCCAAACATACTCACCCGGTTCCACCTGTCGCTACCGCAGCCTGGCACAGCCAGCCACCACCAGCGCCCGCCTCTCCAGCGTCTCCTCCCACGACTCTGGCTTCATCTCCCAGGATGCCACCTACTCCAAGCCCCCCTCGCCCATGCCTTCAGACATCACCAGCCAG AAGTCCTCCAGCTCAGCGTCCTCCGAGGCCTCGGAAACCTGCCAGTCCGTCAGCGAGTGCAGCTCCCCTACCACG GACTGGGCCAAGGCCGGCCCCCACGAGCAGCCCTCAGGCGCCACCCTGCAGCGGAGGAAGGACCGAGTGGAGCTCCTCCGAGACACAGAGCCAGGCCCGGCTAGCGGGGGCACCCTGGGCCCCAGTGGAGAGGAGGCCCCGCGACCCCGCATGTCCCCTGCCACCATCGCAGCCAAG CACGGTGAGGAGGTGTCGCCCGCGGCCAGTGACCTGGCCATGGTGCTGACCCGCGGCCTGAGCCTGGAGCACCAGAAGAGCAGCCGGGACTCCCTGCAGTACTCGAGCGGCTACAGCACGCAGACCACCACGCCCTCCTGCTCCGAGGACACCATCCCCTCCCAAG GCTCCGACTACGACTGCTACTCAGTGAACGGGGACGCAGACGGGGAGGGCCCACCCGAGTTCGACAAGTCGTCCACCATCCCTCGCAACAGCAACATCGCCCAGAACTACCGCCGCCTGATCCAGACCAAGCGCCCGGCCTCCACTGCGGGGCTGCCCACCGCCGGGCTGCCCACCACCTCGGGCGCACCCCCTGGCGTGGCCACCATCCGCCGCACGCCCTCCACCAAGCCCGCCGTGCGCCGCACCCTCTCCAGCGCCGGCCCCATCCCCATCCGGCCGCCCATCGTCCCCGTGAAGACGCCCACGGTGCCCGACTCCCCCGGCTACGTGGGGCCCACGCGGGCAGGCAGCGAGGAGTGCGTCTTCTACACCGACGAGGCCGCCTCGCCCCTGGCCCCGGACCTGGCCAGGGCCTCCCCGAAGAGGCTCAGCCTGCCCAACACAGCCTGGGGCAGCCCGTCCCCCGAGGCCGCCAGCTAcccggggccgggggccgggctGGCGGCCGAGGACGACGaggtgcagcagcagcagctggccgCCAACCGGCACAGCCTGGTGGAGAAGCTCGGGGAGCTGGTGGCCGGCGCCCATGCCCTGGGTGAGGGCCAGttccccttccccactgcccTGTCGGCCACCCCCGTGGAGGAgactcccaccccgccccccgctgCCACCAGCGACCCCCCGGCTGAAGACATGCTGGTGGCCATCCGGCGCGGGGTGCGGCTCCGCAGGACCGTCACCAATGACAGGTCGGCGCCCCGCATCTTGTGA